From a single Nostoc sp. MS1 genomic region:
- the petA gene encoding cytochrome f codes for MRNACTTARLTRSARAMLKTLLVAIASVTFFFTSDIALPQSAAAYPFWAQQTYPETPREPTGRIVCANCHLAAKPTEVEVPQSVLPDTVFKAVVKIPYDTNVQQVGADGSKVGLNVGAVLMLPEGFKIAPPERIPEDIKEEIGDLFYQPYGEDKENIVIVGPLPGEQYQEIVFPVLSPNPANDKNIHFGKYAVHVGGNRGRGQVYPTGEKSNNNVYNASATGTISKIAKQEGEDGTVKYLVDIKTESGEVVSDTVPAGPDLIVSEGQAVTTGDALTSNPNVGGFGQKDAEIVLQDANRVGWLIAFVALVMLAQVMLVLKKKQVEKVQAAEMNF; via the coding sequence ATGAGAAATGCTTGTACAACAGCGAGGTTAACTCGCAGTGCTAGAGCGATGCTAAAAACATTGCTCGTAGCGATCGCCAGCGTGACGTTTTTCTTCACCAGCGACATTGCCCTTCCCCAGTCTGCTGCTGCATATCCCTTCTGGGCGCAGCAAACCTATCCTGAAACCCCCCGCGAACCTACAGGTAGAATTGTTTGCGCCAACTGTCACCTAGCAGCAAAGCCCACAGAAGTAGAAGTTCCTCAATCTGTACTTCCCGACACCGTATTTAAAGCTGTTGTTAAAATTCCCTACGATACCAACGTTCAACAAGTTGGTGCTGACGGCTCTAAAGTCGGCTTAAACGTCGGTGCTGTACTGATGTTACCCGAAGGCTTCAAGATTGCCCCTCCAGAACGCATTCCTGAAGATATCAAGGAAGAAATCGGTGATCTCTTCTACCAACCCTACGGCGAAGATAAAGAAAATATCGTCATCGTTGGGCCTTTACCCGGTGAACAGTATCAGGAAATTGTCTTCCCCGTTCTTTCTCCCAACCCTGCCAACGACAAGAACATTCACTTCGGTAAGTATGCAGTTCATGTCGGTGGTAATAGAGGACGTGGACAAGTTTACCCCACAGGCGAAAAGAGCAATAACAACGTTTATAACGCCTCTGCTACTGGCACAATCAGCAAGATTGCCAAACAAGAAGGCGAAGACGGTACTGTTAAATATCTAGTAGACATCAAAACTGAGTCTGGTGAGGTTGTTAGCGATACCGTACCCGCAGGTCCAGACTTGATTGTTTCTGAAGGACAAGCTGTTACAACTGGCGATGCTTTGACAAGTAACCCCAACGTTGGTGGTTTCGGTCAAAAAGACGCAGAAATCGTTCTTCAAGATGCCAATAGAGTTGGCTGGTTGATTGCTTTCGTTGCTTTGGTGATGTTAGCGCAAGTCATGCTAGTTCTGAAGAAGAAGCAGGTGGAAAAAGTCCAAGCTGCCGAAATGAATTTCTAA
- the petC gene encoding cytochrome b6-f complex iron-sulfur subunit, with amino-acid sequence MAQFSESVDVPDMGRRQFMNLLTFGTVTGVALGVLYPVVNYFIPPATGGAGGGTTAKDELGNDVSVSKFLESHNVGDRTLVQGLKGDPTYIVVESKEAITDYGINAVCTHLGCVVPWNAAENKFKCPCHGSQYDATGKVVRGPAPRSLALSHAKAENDKIVLTTWTETDFRTNEEPWWA; translated from the coding sequence ATGGCTCAATTTTCTGAATCAGTGGACGTTCCCGATATGGGGAGACGTCAATTCATGAACCTGCTAACTTTTGGAACTGTTACTGGCGTGGCTTTGGGCGTATTGTACCCCGTGGTCAATTACTTCATTCCCCCAGCAACGGGTGGCGCTGGTGGCGGAACCACAGCAAAAGACGAGCTGGGCAACGATGTTAGCGTCAGCAAGTTTCTAGAAAGCCATAATGTAGGCGATCGCACTCTAGTTCAAGGACTCAAGGGCGACCCAACTTATATTGTGGTAGAAAGCAAAGAAGCGATTACCGATTACGGCATCAATGCCGTTTGCACCCACTTGGGCTGCGTCGTTCCCTGGAACGCGGCAGAAAACAAATTCAAATGCCCTTGCCACGGTTCCCAATACGATGCAACTGGTAAGGTAGTTCGTGGCCCAGCACCTAGATCCCTAGCTTTAAGCCACGCCAAAGCTGAAAACGACAAAATCGTTTTAACTACCTGGACAGAAACCGACTTCCGCACCAACGAAGAACCTTGGTGGGCTTAA
- a CDS encoding DUF3067 family protein, with product MTGQELHQLLLDKWGHSYDVQFRRTQGKIFLQIMWKYLEQASFPMNEAEYQEHLDSVANYLLALGSSAQVKTYITQTKERPRLGKAVSIPLDLGERSSEWIL from the coding sequence ATGACAGGACAGGAATTACACCAACTATTGCTGGATAAATGGGGACATTCTTATGATGTGCAGTTTCGGCGCACACAAGGCAAAATATTTTTGCAGATTATGTGGAAATACTTAGAGCAAGCCTCATTTCCGATGAATGAGGCAGAATATCAAGAACATCTCGATAGTGTTGCTAATTACCTTCTTGCCTTGGGTAGTTCAGCACAAGTAAAAACATATATCACCCAAACAAAAGAGCGTCCTCGCCTTGGTAAAGCTGTTAGCATACCTCTAGATTTGGGCGAACGCTCTTCTGAATGGATTCTATAA